The Streptomyces sp. A2-16 sequence GGCCGGGGGGCACCGCCTGTCCGTGCGGCCTGCGCGGCTGCCTCGAGCGATACGCCTCGGCGGCGGCGGTCAGCGAGGCCTGGGCCGCGGTCACCGGGAATCCCGAGGCGGACGCGGCGGACTGCGCGAAGGCGGTGGAGGCCGAGGACGCGAGGGCCCGGGAGGTCTGGCAGCACGCCGTGGACGCCCTGGCCGACGGCCTGGTCACCGCCCTCACCCTCCTGGACCCCCGCACCCTGATCATCGGTGGCGGCCTGGCCGAGGCGGGGGAAACCTTGTTCACACCGCTGAGGGAGGCGGTCCGCAGCCGGATCACCTTCCAGAAGCTCCCGACGATCGTCCCGGCCGCCCTGGGCGACACGGCGGGCTGCCTGGGTGCCGGCCTGCTGGCCTGGGATCTCCTCGAGACAACGGACCGTACGGAGGTAATTCCCTGATGGCAACGCCGCTAGGGGCGCGGGGAACTGCGCGACCAGCCACGACGAACCCGCACCCCGCGCCGGCCGGAACCCCCCTGGTGCTCTCCGGCGCCAACGTGGTCCTGCCCACGGGAACGGTCGAGAACGGCCAAGTGGTCGTCGAGGGCACGCGAATCACCAGCACCGCCCCCGAGAACGCCCAGGTCGTCGACGTCACCGGAAACTGGCTGGTCCCCGGCTTCGTCGACCTCCACAACCACGGCGGCGGCGGAGCCTCCTTCACCTCGGGCACCACGGACGACATCCTCAAGGGCATCCGCACCCACCTGAACCACGGCACCACCACCCTCGTCGCCTCCACCGTCACGGGCGAGATGGACTTCCTCGCCCACCGGGCCGGCCTGCTGAGCGAGCTCGCCGAACAGGGCGACATCGCCGGCATCCACTTCGAGGGCCCGTTCATCTCCCCCTGCCGCAAGGGCGCGCACTCCGAGGAGCTGCTGCGCGACCCCGACCCGGCGGAGGTCCGCAAGCTGATCGACGCGGCGCGCGGGCAGGCGAGGATGGTCACGCTGGCCACCGAACTCCCCGGCGGCATCGACTCCGTACGGCTCCTCGCCGAGCACGGCGTCATCGCGGCGGTCGGGCACACGGACGCGACGTACGAGCAGACCCTCGAGGCCATCGACGCGGGCGCCACGGTGGCCACGCATCTCTTCAACGCGATGCCGCCCCTGGGCCATCGCGCCCCGGGCCCCATCGCCGCCCTCCTGGAGGACGAGCGGATCACGGTCGAGCTGATCAACGACGGCACGCATCTGCACCCGGCCGCACTGCAACTGGCGTTCCATCACGCGCGTTCCGCCAGGGTCGCGTTCATCACCGACGCCATGGACGCAGCCGGTTTCGGCGACGGCCGTTACATGCTCGGCCCCCTGGAGGTGGAGGTCAGCGAGGGAGTCGCCCGGCTCGTGGAGGGCGGTTCGATCGCGGGCTCGACGCTCACACTGGACCGTGCCTTCAAGCGGGCGGTGACCGTCGACCGGCTGCCGGTCGCGGACGTGGTCGCGGCGATCTCCGCCAACCCGGCCCGGCTGCTGGGCATGTCCGACCGCATCGGCTCGCTGGAGCCGGGCAAGGACGCCGACCTGGTCCTCCTCGACCATCAATTCGACCTCAAGGGCGTCATGCGCCGGGGTGAATGGGTGATCGATCCCCAACTGGGGTGATGTGTCACGCTGTTGAGGCCGGGGACGTCCTGGGAGAATGGCCGGGCACATTTCCGTCTTCGGGGGAGGTCGGCCCGGGTGATCCTCACGGTCACGCTGAACACCGCGCTCGACCTCACGTATCGCGTACGGTCGCTGCGGCCGCACACCAGTCACCGGGTCACCGAGGTCACCGAGCGCCCCGGCGGCAAGGGGGTGAACGTGGCCCGGGTGCTGGCCGCGCTCGGCCATGAGGTGACGGTCACCGGCTTCACGGGCGGTGCCACGGGCCGCATGGTCCAGGACGCCCTCACCGCCGTACCGGGCCTGGTGGACGCGCTCGTCCCGGTGACCGGCGCGACCCGGCGCACGATCGCCGTCGTGGACGAGCAGTCCGGCGACACCACCCAGCTCAACGAACCGGGTCCGACGGTGACGCCCGCCGAGTGGTCGGCCTTCCAGGAGGCGTACGAGGATCTCCTCGCGTCCGTCTCGGCGGTGGCCCTGTGCGGGAGTCTGCCGCCGGGGGTGCCGGTGGGGGCGTACGCGGGCCTGATCCGCACGGCGAAGGCGGCCGGGGTTCCGGTCCTCCTCGACACGAGTGGAGAGGCCCTGCGCCGCGGGGTCGCCGCCCGCCCCGACATCCTCAAGCCGAACACCGAGGAACTGTCCGAACTGACGGGCTCCCACGACCCGCTGCGCGCGACCCAGGACGCGCGTCGCCGGGGCGCCCGGGCGGTGGTCGCCTCCCTCGGCAGGGAGGGCCTCCTCGCGACGACCCCCGAGGGCCGCTGGCGCGCCGTCCCGCCGGCCCACAGCCACGGCAACCCGACGGGCGCGGGCGACGCGGTGGTCGCGGGCCTGCTGTCGGCCCTGGTGGAGCACCTCCCGTGGCCGGCCCGCCTGTCCCGGGCGGCCGCCCTGGCCACCGCGACCGTACTGGCCCCGACGGCAGGCGAGTTCGACCACACGACCTACGAGAACCTGCTGCCCCGGGTCACGGTCACGGGGGAGGTCAGCGCGGCGTGACTACTAATGGTCGACGTTCTCCGTGACGGTGAACTGGTCGAGCAGGGCGTTGCACTGGTTGCCCTGCTGGCACGAGAGCTGAATCGTGTTGGTGCCCTTGGTCAGGGAGACCTGGGCCCAGGTCTCCTGCCATTCGTTGGCGGGAAGCCCACCGAAGTTCTTCATGTTCAGCGGCCGGGAAGCAGCCTTCCCGTTGACCGTCATCGTCCCGTTGGCGTCCTCGGCGGGCAGGCTGTAGCGGACGTAGACCCGATAGGTGCCGGCCTTCTTGATGCCGTTGACCGTCCAGGTGACCGAGGCGCCGACCTGGTTGAAGCCCTGGACGTAGACGCCGCCGTCGGACTTGGCGCCCTTCACGTCGGACGCGAGGGTGGTGCCGCCCTCGAGCCGCATCGTCTTCGCGTCGGCCTTCGGAAGCTCGGCGGCCTCCGACGACGACGCGGACGGACTCGGCTCCGAGCTCTGCGACGTGCTCGGGGTCGTCGAGGACTTGCCGCCTGCGTCTTCCTTCTTGTCGCCGCCGTTCGCCATCGCCACGCCGATGCCGATGACCACCGCGGCGACCACCGCAATCGCACCGATCAGCAGCCCCTTGGTGTTGGGGCCGCCACTGCGGCCGCCGCCGCTGCGGCCGGGCATGGACTGCTGCGTGGTGGCGGCGCCGCCCGGCAGGGTCTCGGGGGCGGCGTAGTGCGCGCTGGGCTGGCCGTAGCCGCCCTGGGCCTGCTGCTGCGGGACCTGGCCGTACGGCGCGGTCGGCGCGGTGGGCGCCTGCTGCTGGCCGTACTGGCGCTGGCCGACCGCGCGGACTCTGTTGACGGAGTTCGGGTAGCCGTAGCCGCCGGAGGGCGGTTGGGCCCCGTTGGCCTGGCCGTCGGCGTAGAGGTAGCCGAACGGGTCGTCGTCCTCGGGCGTGCTCGCGCCGTTGTTGCCGGACGTCATCCCTTGGTACTCCTCAAACAGGTGCGGATCGGATGCGATACGTGGAGTCAGAATGGCGAGCCTACCCGCTTCTGATGGCCCAAACGGGTGACTCGGATCGCATCAGCTCACTGACCTGGGGCTCAGCCCGCGCGTCGGTGTTGTTTGGGACGAGATCGTTTCTCGACGTACATCCGCTCGTCGGCTGACTTCAACACTTCGTCCGCCGTCATGCCGCAGTGCGCCCAGCCGATACCGAAGCTGGCACCGACCCGCACGGCCCGTCCCTCGGCGCGGATGGGCTGGATGATCTCGTTGCGCAGACGCACCGCGAGGTCGGCCGCGTCGGCCTTGCCGAGCCCGTCGGCGAGGATCACGAACTCGTCGCCGCCCAGCCGGGCCACGGTGTCGCCGTCGCGCACGCACTGGGACAGTCGCCGGGCCACCTCGATGAGGACCGCGTCGCCCGCGTTGTGCCCGAACCGGTCGTTGATGGACTTGAAGCCGTCGAGGTCGCAGAAGAGCACCGCGAGCCCCTTGGTGCCGTCGTCGCGCTCCCCCTCGGGGGCGACGGTGTGCACATGGTGGTCGAAGGCGTCGTACGCCTCGACGCCGCCCTGCCGGAAGTCGAAGCCGTGGCCGTTCGCGTCGAAGGCCGGGTGGCCGAAGGCCGCGTCGACGGGCTCCAGGGCGCCGGTGTGGGTGGGGCGCTGGCAGAGCCGGGAGGACAGCCGCGAGCGCAGCTCGGCGGAGTTCGGCAGGCCGGTGAGGGAGTCGTGGGAGGCGCGGTGGGCGAGCTGGAGCTCGCGGCGCTTGCGCTCCTCTATGTCCTCGACGTGGGTGAGCAGGAAGCGCGGGCCGTCGGCGGCGTCGGCGACCACCGAGTTGCGCAGGGACACCCAGACGTAGGTGCCGTCCCGGCGCCCGAGGCGGAGCTCGGCCCGGCCGCCCTCCGCCGAGGTGCGCAGCAGGGTGCCTATGTCCTCGGGGTGGACCAGGTCGGAGAAGGAGTAGCGGCGCATCGCGGACGCGGGGCGGCCGAGGAGCCGGCACAGGGCGTCGTTGGTGCGCAGGATGCGGCCGTGCTGGTCGCCGCCCATCTCGGCGATGGCCATGCCGGAGGGGGCGTACTCGAACGCCTGCCGAAAGCTCTCTTCACTGGCTCTGAGGGCCTGCTGCTCCCTTTCGAGCCTGACCAGTGCGCGCTGCATGTTCGCGCGTAGACGCGCGTTGCTGATCGCGATGGCGGCCTGGAACGCGTACATCTGGAGCGCTTCGCGACCCCAGGCTCCGGGCCTGCGGCCGTTGCGCGGCCGGTCCACGGAGAGCACGCCGATCAGTTCGCCGCAGTTGCCGCCGGGCACGCCCGGCGTGTACATCGGCGCGAACAGCCGGTCGGAGGGGTGCCACTCGTCCTCGAAGCGGGGCGCGGGCCCGTCGGTGTACCACTGCGGGACGTCGTCGTCGTCGAGGACCCAGCCCTCGGTGTGCGGTATGAAGACCAGGTCGCCCCAGGTCTCACCCATGCTCAGCCGGCGCTCCCAGGACTCGCGGGAGCCCACCCGGCCGGTGATCAGGGCCTCGGCGGCCTGGTTCCCGGAGAAGGCGGCGACCACGAGGTCGCCGTCGGGGCGCACGAGATTGACGCACGCCAGTTCGTAGCCGAGTGCGGTGACCACGCCGTTCGCGACGGTCTGCAGTGTGTCGGCCAGGCTGCGGGCCGTGTTCATGTCGGCCATGACCTGGTGCAGCTGTCGCAGGGACGCAAGACGGACGTACGGCTCCGACTCGCTCTCCATTGCCTGCCCTCCCCCCGAGACCTCGCAGCGAATCAAGGGTCATCTGTCCCGCCACTGAATCACAGCGCGCTGCCCGCTCGGTACACAGGGTCAACAATTGGCACCTCTTGTGACTCAAGTCACAGCGAAAGATGAGCAATTGAGCGGGGTTTCTGTGTTTTTCCTGTGCGTTTAGCGCACACAAATTTTGGGCGTTTATACAGGTTCCGGCAGGCGGCCCGTCGGGAGACCTAGGTCCCGTCTCGGGCGAAGGCCCGATGCGGCGGGCGCGGCGCCGAGACTAGCGTTTCCGACGTGTCGAACACTCCCGCCCCCACCGTCCCGATGATCCCTCCGCCCGCTTCCGGGCATGCTGTGGGGGTGAGCAACGACGAGTTCCGCGCCGCCATGTCCCGGCTGGCCGCGGGCGTGGTCCTGGTGACCGCGTTCGAGCCCCCGCTCGACGCCGAGGGCCCCAAGGGCGAGGACGTCGGCATGACGGCCACGGCGTTCCTCTCGGTCTCCCTGGACCCGCCGTTGGTGCTGGTCAGCCTGCGTACGGGCTCCCGTATGGACGACCTTCTCGACGAGCAGCCGCTGTGGGCGGTCTCCGTCCTGTCGGAGAGCCAGCGGCACATCGCCGGCCGCTTCGCCATGAAGGGCCGCATCAGCGACCGGCTGCTGTTCGAGGACATTCCGTACGTCCGGGGCGCGGCGACCGGCGCCGTTCTGGTGGGCGGCGCCCTCGCCACCCTGGAGTGCCGCACCGAACAGCGGGTGGCGGCCGGCGACCACACCCTGGTGATCGCCCGCGTCCTGACGGCCGACGTGCCGAGCGCCGACGGCGGTCCGCTGGCCTATTTCCGGGGCCGGTACCGGCAGTTGGGATGAATTCCGTGGCAGCGCGCCGCCGGCTCGTCCTAAGGTCCGCGCATGACATTCGCACCGCGCCTCGAAGAGATCACACCCGGGAATTTCGAAACCGCCACCGGCATACGCGTCCACCCCGAGCAGGAATTCGCGGTCTCCCCGGTGATGCAGTCCCTCGCCGAGGCCTACATCCATCCCCCGGGCGTCGCCTGGCCCCGCCTGATCGTCGACGGTGACCGCACGGTCGGCTTCCTGATGGCCTTCCTGGACATCGACTGGCGCGCCGACGGCGGCAGCGTGCGCCGCTCCGGCCTGTGGCGGCTGAACATCGCGGCCGACGCCCAGGGCAGGGGCTACGGCCGTTTCGCCGTCGAGTCCGTCGCCGCGGAGCTGCGCCGCCGGGAGACGAAGGAGTTGTACGTCACCTGGCACGAGGGCGAGGACGGCCCGGCGGAGTTCTACCTGCGGCTCGGCTTCCGCCGGACCGGGGAGCTCAGCGGCAGCGAGACGGTGGGGGTCCTGGACCTCGCCTAGAGCAGCGTTACGTCCAGTTGTGCCGCCCTCGCCGGGTCCGTGGTGATGTCGATCACGGCGATCCGGTCGTGTACGAACGTGAACGCGAGCGTCCGCTCGACCCGGCCGTCCCGCAGGAGCGCGATGCCGGTACGGCCCTCGACGAGAGCCGGTACGGCGATGCCGGAGAGGTGCCGCGAGCAGTCGGCCGCTCCCCTGGCCACGGCGAGGGCCCCCGTGGTCACCCCGGCCTCCGTGCGCACCACGACATCCGGGTCGAGGAGGGCCGGCAGCCCCTCGCGGTCCCCTGCACGTGTGGTCATGAGGAAGGCGTCGACCAGTTCGCGCCGACGGGCGGGTGAGACGGGTGCGGGGTCCGCCTCCCGCGCGCCCCGCACCCGTCGCCGGGCCCTGCCGACGAGCCGTCGGGTGGCTGCCGGTGAGGTGCCGATGACGTCGGCGATCCCGTCGTAGGGGACGGCGAAGAGGTCGTGGAGGACGAACGCCAGTCGTTCGGCCGGGGTGAGGGTGCCGAGGGCGACGAGGAGGGCTTTGCCGACCGAGTCGGCGAGGAGGCTGTCGTCGTCGTCCATGGGTCACCGCTCTCGTCGTGGTCGGCCGTCGATGAGTTGACGGTCCGCACGGGGGAGTTGTGACACGCGCGGGTGGGTCGACGGGCGGGTGCTACCCCCAGTCCCTGCCCTGCCGGCCCCGCTTGGTGTCCGAGCGCTGCTTCTTCTCCCGCAGCCTGCGTTCGTTGATCCCGCGCGGGATGCGGGTCGGCCGGCGGGGCTTGGGCGGGGGCGCGGTGGCCTCGGCGAGCAGCGCCGCGAGGCGCACGGCCGCGGTCTCGCGGTTGCGCCACTGCGAGCGGTGCTCGGAGGAGCGGACGGTGACGACCCCGTCGACGAGCCGTCCGGCCAGCTTGGCCAGCGCCCGCTGCTTCCACACGTCGGGCAGCGACTCGGTGCGGGCCAGGTCGAAGCGCAGCTCCACCTGGGAGTCACTGGTGTTGACGTGCTGGCCGCCGGGGCCGGAGGAGCGCGAGAAACGCCACATGAGCTCGGCCTCGGGAAGGGAGACGGAGCCGCGGATGACGTAGGGACCGGACATGGGGTCCATGTTCCCGCCCGTGACCGGTCCACGTCACCCCAATATCCCCCGTCCGCCGCACGCTTCCGCTTGGGTAAAGAAAGTAAAGAAGCGGGGAACCTTCGACACCAGTCGCGGCGTTCATAGAGGTAGCTGTAGCTTCGTGCCCGTTACTTAACGAGGGAAGGGACTCCCAACAATGGCTGTAAGCCTGTCCAAGGGTGGCAACGTCTCGCTCACCAAGGAGGCTCCGGGCCTGACCGCCGTCACCGTGGGCCTCGGCTGGGACGTCCGCACCACCACCGGCACGGACTTCGACCTCGACGCCTCGGCGATCGCGGTCAACACGCAGGGCAAGGTCTACTCCGACGCCCACTTCGTGTTCTTCAACAACAAGCAGACCCCGGACAGCACCATCGTCCACACCGGTGACAACCGCACCGGCGAGGGCGCCGGCGACGACGAGGCGATCAACGTCAACCTGGCCGGTCTCCCGGCCGACATCGACAAGATCGTCTTCCCGGTCTCGATCTACGACGCGGAGAACCGCTCGCAGAACTTCGGCCAGGTCCGCAACGCCTACATCCGCATCGTCAACCAGGCCGGCGGCGCCGAGATCGCCCGCTACGACCTCTCCGAGGACGCGGCCACGGAGACGGCGATGGTCTTCGGCGAGCTGTACCGCAACGGCGCGGAGTGGAAGTTCCGCGCGGTGGGCCAGGGCTACGCGTCCGGCCTGGTCGGCATCGCGCAGGACTTCGGCGTCAACGTCTAGTCACTGCGATTCGCTGCGCTGAGCGGGAGCCCCTGGTCGTACCGGCCGGGGGCTCCGGCGTCAGGTCTGTGACACGAACGCGGCCCAGCTGGCCGGGGTGAAGGCCAGGCGGGGGCCGGTGGTGTCGTGCTTGGAGTCACGGACGTGGACCGTGCGGGGCGCTGCCGCGATCTCTACGCAGGAGTTGCCGTCCGTGCCGCTGCTGTAGCTGCTCTTGAACCACACCAGCTCGGAGGCTTCCCCGGCAGCGGACTTGCGGATCATGTCTCTCCCAGCAGTTGATCGATGAAGGTCAGCGACTCCCGTGGCGGGAGGGCCTGAGCCCGGATGGTGCCATACCGCAGATCAAGGATGCGGAGTTGTTTCGGGTCGGTGATGGGGCGGCCATTGAAGGCACCGTCCGAACGTCCCACCGCCGTCCCGTCCGGAAACTTCAGCAGCTCGATCTTGCCGTCCAGACCCGGGTGGGCGTCGCTGTTGGTCGGCATGATCTGAAGCCTGGCGCTGCGCAACATTCCCACCTCCAGCAGACGTTCGAGCTGCTGTCGCCACACCATTGTGCCTCCGACCGGCCGACGTACGACCGACTCCTCCAACACGAAGTGGATGGACGGAGCCGGGTCACGATCGAAGACGGACTGCCGGGCCAGGCGGGCAACCACCATCCGCTCCACGTCGTCCCGCGAGTACGGCGGCTGGGCTGCTTCGAACAGTGCCCGAGCGTGCTCTGGCGTCTGCAACAACCCATGGATGCTGTTGGACTCGTAGACCCCGATCTCGACAGCCTGCCCCTCCAACTTGGCCAGCTCCCGCACCTTCTTCGGGTACCGGACCTTCTTGACGTCCTCCCAAGCCGCGGAGAGGAGCCCACCGGCCCCCAACACCTCGTCCGCTCTGTCCAGATACTCCTGCCGGGGAATCCGCTTGCCGCCCTCGATCTTGTAGACGAGGTCCTCCCCGTACCCGACCGCCTCCCCGAACTCGGCGGCCCGCATCCCCACGGCCTCGCGCCGCAGCTTCAACTGCCGCCCGACCGTGGCGATGACCGCGACACCCCACTCGTCGTCGGGATCGACCTCCCACCCGGGTTCGACCGCCGCGTCCACACTCATCCCACACCCCTCCGTCCCCGACAGCCCGGACACGACCGGACAGACTCCGGACAGTCACCGTACGCATCGACTCAGTCACTGTTCACGGTAAGCGAGCGCCACCACGCTGAGTGACGTGAATCAAGAAACCGCCGTCATCAGGAACTTCAGCGTCCTGCTCTCCCCCACACCACGCGGGGCCCGCCTGGCCCGACTGCTGGCGGTCGAGCAACTCCGCGAGTGGGACCTCCCGTTGCACCCCGCGGAGCACATCGTGGCGGAGCTGGCGGTGAACGCGGCCACGCACGGCCGGGTCCCGGGACGCGACTTCCGGGTGACGCTGTACGTCGTCGGGGACATCCTGCGCATCGAGGTCACGGACACCCGGGGCGACCGTCTACCGCGTGTCCAACCCCCGGTGCCGGGGGCCGAGTCGGGCCGGGGACTGGCACTCGTGGACGCGTTCGCCGACCGCTGGGGTGTCGCGCCGGGGCCCCGTCCCCGCAAGACGGTGTGGGCGGAAATCGATGTCTCACCGCGTCCCGAGAACCCGTACTTCGGAGGCGCAGGCGGCCTTTCCCAAAGAACTCCGGGCTGAAAGAAACCCCACCAAGCCCCACCCATCCTCCCGCCGCGAAGTCGCAGCTCACTCGCCTCACTCGCCCGAGTGAACATTGCCAACTCAGCTGGATTTCGGCCCGGTTGCTTGCTCTACGCTCAGCGCGACACAACCGCAGACCTGCCGCGGACATACAACGGCCCTCGCTGGGACTGGCATCCCTATGCGAGGGCCTGACCACCAAGGAAGAAAGCCCCTTCCCGGTGGCGCCCACCAAGGAAGAAAAGAGCTTCCCGATGGACATGCAAAACCCTAGCGCGCCGCCGCGCCCCCAGTCCCGTGCAGCGGGCAAAAACCACTCTCACGCGGGTGGCCTCGTGCACGAGAACGCCCGTCACACCGAGCGCTTCACGGTGATCGGCAACCACCTCGCCCAGCACCCGGAGCTCTCGCTCGTGGCGAGAGGGCTGGCCCTGTACATCCAGTCCCTTCCCGCCGGTGCTTCCGTGGACATCAAGACCCTCGCGTCCCGCTTCCCCGAGGGCCGGGACCGTATCGCCGCCGCCCTGCGGGACCTGGAGACCCACGGCTACCTGCGCCGCACCCGCGAACGCATCCCCGGCGGCCGTATCGTCACCCGCACGGTCTCCTGCAACCGGCCGGGCCACCGCGGCCGGACCGGAGAGGACCAGGCCCCCGGACCGCCGAAGAAGCGGCAACCGCCCCGCAAGAAGCTCCTGCCCGCCGTACCGCAGCCGGGCTACCCGGCCCCCGCACTCATCCAGCGGGCGATCGACCTGCTCAGCACCCTCCGCCGCCACGACCCCCGCCTGCTCCTGTCGGCCACGGACACGGAACACCTGGCGCCCGGAGTCGCCGCGTGGCTGGAACGGGACCTGACCCCCACCGCCGTACGGGACGCCCTGACAGCGCGCCTCCCCATGGAACCCCTGCACCGCCCGGCAGCCCTTCTGGCCCACCGCCTCACCGCCCAGCTGCCACCCCTGCCCCCGATCCGGCCCCCGGCTCCGCCCCGGGAGATCGTGCACCCGCTCCAGAACTGCGACGGCTGCAACCGCGCCTTCCGCGCCCCCGACCCCGGCCGCTGCCGCGACTGCCGAGGCGATCTCCCGGGGGCCGCCTAGCATGGACGGGACGATCCTGGCCCCTGGGCACAGACGAGGAGCGAGCGCCATGACCATCGCACCGGACGACGCGCAACGGAGCGGCTCCCACATCTACCGGGCGATGCGAGATCTCGTTCAGTCCATGGGCGACACCATCCCTGGCAAGTTCGAGATCACCCAGGAAGGGATCGTCCACGACATGATCTCGCCCATTGGGCCGCACGAACTCACAGTGCTGCGCCTCAGGAAGCGTCTGGAGAAGGTGATGCCGGAAGAAATCGTGGCGCACACAGGCGAGCCGGATGTGGAGGGCCAGTCCGAAGGCATCATGCGACGTCCCGACGTAATGGTGATCGCCGAGGTCGACATGGAGACCGAGGGAACCTTCGATCCTCATACGGTTCGCGCCGCCATCGAGGTCGTCTCCCGCTCCAACCCCGACAACGACTGGGTCGGCAAGGTCCGCGACTACCCCCTGATCGGCATCCCCGTCTACGCGATCTTCGACCCCCGCACCGCCACCGGCGCCGTCCTCACCGACATCCACTCCACCCCCGGCGGCCCCCGATACGCGACCCGCAAGGACTTCGTCTACGGCGAGGACGTCACCATCGGAGACTGGACGATCTCGACGGACGACCTGCCGCGCTACAAGGACTGACCGGCATGCGGCAGGGAGCAACTACTCTGCCCGCCATGCTCCTCACCCCCCTCGACCTCACGCCCGACCACGACATCCCGGCTCCGCTCCTGACCGA is a genomic window containing:
- a CDS encoding helix-turn-helix domain-containing protein, whose protein sequence is MDMQNPSAPPRPQSRAAGKNHSHAGGLVHENARHTERFTVIGNHLAQHPELSLVARGLALYIQSLPAGASVDIKTLASRFPEGRDRIAAALRDLETHGYLRRTRERIPGGRIVTRTVSCNRPGHRGRTGEDQAPGPPKKRQPPRKKLLPAVPQPGYPAPALIQRAIDLLSTLRRHDPRLLLSATDTEHLAPGVAAWLERDLTPTAVRDALTARLPMEPLHRPAALLAHRLTAQLPPLPPIRPPAPPREIVHPLQNCDGCNRAFRAPDPGRCRDCRGDLPGAA
- a CDS encoding Uma2 family endonuclease; this translates as MTIAPDDAQRSGSHIYRAMRDLVQSMGDTIPGKFEITQEGIVHDMISPIGPHELTVLRLRKRLEKVMPEEIVAHTGEPDVEGQSEGIMRRPDVMVIAEVDMETEGTFDPHTVRAAIEVVSRSNPDNDWVGKVRDYPLIGIPVYAIFDPRTATGAVLTDIHSTPGGPRYATRKDFVYGEDVTIGDWTISTDDLPRYKD